In Macaca fascicularis isolate 582-1 chromosome 12, T2T-MFA8v1.1, the genomic stretch TACATGctaatcttttatctttttttccaaatgaagacAAGATTACGAAAACGACAGAGAATAATAGCATAATAGCACAATAGCATAATAGCATAATGCTAAGTCTTGGAAGATACAGGGAGAAGAAATTGAAGTAGTCATACCaccacaaaggaagaaaaacaacctGAGACTTCAGACTGCAAGGGACAGCATGAGTGGTTCTAATACATACAGGTAGATGAGGCAGGACAGAAGCAGAAAGGAAGGGTGGAGGAAAGATGCACCAAATTCTGTGAGCAAAGCCTCAGCGTTTCTTAGGCTAGAGGCAGAGCCAGGCTGGCCCGCCTAGCAGCAGCATTGCTTCTTGCAGCAGCACTTCTGCTGACAGCAGCACTTCTGCTGGTAACAGCCCttcccacagccacagccacatgAGCTGCAGGTGCGGCGGCAGCAACAGATCACGGGCGTGCTGCAGCAGCCCCCACAGCAGCCGCGGCAGCAGGGGCAGCAGCTGGAGCAGCAGCCCACCCGGTAGCACCTGCAGGTGGTGCAGCTGCCACAGCCACCACCACAGCCACTGCCACAGCCACCACCGCAGccaccaccacagccaccacAGCCACCACCGCAGCCACCACAGCCACCACAACTTCCACAACCACAGCAACCCATGGTGTCAGTAGAGAGGACTCAGGTGACGTGAGGAGGGAGGACTCAGCAGGGG encodes the following:
- the LOC123567971 gene encoding small cysteine and glycine repeat-containing protein 3, with product MGCCGCGSCGGCGGCGGGCGGCGGGCGGGCGSGCGGGCGSCTTCRCYRVGCCSSCCPCCRGCCGGCCSTPVICCCRRTCSSCGCGCGKGCYQQKCCCQQKCCCKKQCCC